The [Bacillus] selenitireducens MLS10 genome includes a region encoding these proteins:
- a CDS encoding glycerol-3-phosphate dehydrogenase/oxidase, translating into MVKPFSALQRKGYLKEMENEELDILVIGGGITGAGIALDAVDRGLKTGLVEMQDFAAGTSSRSTKLVHGGLRYLKQLDFKVVSETGKERAIVYENAPHVTNPEWMMLPIIKGGTYGKLATSVGLRVYDFLAGVHRKERRMMLSKKETQEREPLLRTDMLKGGGVYVEYKTDDARLTLETIKAAVEKGALATNYSKAERLIYERGKVVGAVIMDLASGEEFEVRAKKVVNAAGPWVDELREQDGSKTGKYLYLTKGIHIVVDQSRFPLKQAVYFDTEDDGRMIFAIPRGNKTYIGTTDTFYKEDITHPRMTEADLDYVIKASNYMFPGVNLTREDVESSWTGLRPLIYEEGKSASEISRKDETFESESGLLSIAGGKLTGYRKMAERIVDIVVKQQGIKAKCRTAKIPLSGGGIGGSSNLEAFLQEKTAKGRSLGLSEAVAKRLSNLYGSNVDRVYEIMETTGDECELYGLSKDVFASLIYGIEEEMVVAPIDFFNRRTSALFFDIDYVNKWKDGVVDYLSKRFGWSEADKERHVAYLEEEIFYAANPVETKESN; encoded by the coding sequence ATGGTAAAACCATTTAGTGCATTGCAGCGAAAAGGGTATCTGAAAGAAATGGAAAATGAAGAGCTTGACATTCTGGTCATCGGTGGGGGGATCACAGGTGCAGGAATCGCATTGGATGCCGTAGACCGGGGTCTCAAAACAGGTCTCGTGGAAATGCAGGATTTTGCTGCAGGGACGTCAAGCCGCTCAACGAAACTGGTTCACGGAGGACTTCGTTATCTAAAACAGTTAGATTTCAAAGTCGTCTCTGAAACGGGAAAAGAGCGTGCGATTGTTTATGAGAATGCACCGCATGTAACAAATCCGGAGTGGATGATGCTGCCGATTATAAAAGGGGGCACGTACGGCAAACTCGCCACATCAGTCGGATTAAGAGTGTATGACTTTCTTGCAGGCGTTCATCGTAAAGAGAGACGGATGATGCTGTCGAAGAAAGAAACCCAAGAGAGAGAACCGCTCCTCAGAACGGACATGCTGAAGGGCGGCGGGGTTTACGTTGAGTACAAAACGGACGATGCTAGGTTGACCCTTGAAACTATAAAAGCAGCTGTTGAAAAGGGTGCCTTGGCAACGAACTATTCAAAAGCAGAGAGACTGATCTATGAGCGGGGGAAAGTGGTCGGTGCAGTGATTATGGATTTGGCATCTGGAGAAGAATTTGAAGTCCGGGCGAAAAAAGTCGTCAATGCAGCAGGGCCGTGGGTCGATGAATTGAGAGAGCAGGACGGATCAAAGACAGGCAAGTATCTCTATCTGACGAAAGGGATTCACATTGTCGTTGATCAGTCCCGCTTCCCCCTGAAGCAGGCGGTTTACTTTGACACGGAAGATGACGGACGGATGATATTTGCCATTCCCCGTGGGAATAAAACGTATATTGGGACGACGGATACCTTCTACAAAGAAGACATTACGCATCCCCGTATGACGGAAGCGGATTTGGATTATGTCATTAAGGCATCGAACTATATGTTCCCTGGTGTGAATCTGACGAGAGAAGATGTGGAATCGAGCTGGACGGGCCTGAGACCGCTCATCTATGAAGAAGGAAAGAGTGCTTCAGAGATTTCCAGAAAAGATGAAACGTTCGAATCAGAGTCCGGGCTCCTGTCCATTGCAGGGGGGAAACTGACCGGATACCGTAAAATGGCAGAACGGATCGTCGATATTGTTGTGAAGCAGCAGGGCATCAAGGCCAAGTGCAGAACGGCCAAAATCCCGCTTTCAGGCGGGGGCATCGGCGGTTCTTCGAATCTTGAAGCCTTCTTGCAGGAAAAAACGGCGAAAGGTCGAAGTCTCGGACTGTCTGAAGCTGTTGCAAAACGTCTGTCCAATCTCTACGGTTCCAATGTGGACCGGGTCTATGAGATTATGGAAACGACAGGCGATGAATGTGAGCTTTACGGGTTATCGAAAGATGTCTTTGCCTCACTGATTTACGGGATTGAAGAGGAAATGGTGGTGGCACCAATTGATTTCTTTAACCGCAGAACGAGTGCACTGTTCTTCGATATTGACTACGTAAACAAGTGGAAAGACGGCGTGGTTGATTATCTTTCCAAGCGCTTTGGGTGGTCGGAAGCTGACAAGGAGCGGCACGTCGCATACCTTGAAGAAGAGATCTTCTATGCTGCAAACCCGGTGGAAACAAAAGAATCCAATTAA
- a CDS encoding phospho-sugar mutase — translation MAWKEDYQRWQAYEGLDSKVREQLDQLSGDDKAIEDHFYKTLEFGTGGIRGEIGPGINRMNVYTMRKAAKGLADYVASKGKEAMNRGVVIAYDNRRMSKEFAVEAAETLGKNGVKAYVFSELRPTPVLSFAVRHLNTFAGAMITASHNPPEYNGFKAYGEDGCQLVPEDADQLIGFVNAVEDELEVETGDQNELLSNGLMQWVLDEVDDAYLHEMKAVIMDQGLIDEMGGELSIVFTPLHGTAQKPMMNTFAMAGFTNVHPVSEQAEPDTEFTTVKSPNPEEHSAFELAIKKGEEVNADLLIATDPDADRIGLAVKNHQGDYQVFSGNQTGGLLLDYLLMKRKEKGNLPDNGMVLKTIVTSELGRVIAEAYGMQSLDVLTGFKFIGEKIRQYETSGEHTFLFGYEESYGYLIEPFARDKDAIQPGLLAAEMAAYYKKLGMSLYDALLDLYKRYGFFYEDLVSYTFKGKEGSEKIVRIMDTFRQSVADGELEDDVVAVEDYKSGKRTDLKSGQESDVNLPSSNVLKMFLADGSWYCLRPSGTEPKIKFYFGVNGDSHEQTSARLEELKSLVTQKAEQI, via the coding sequence ATGGCATGGAAAGAAGACTACCAGCGATGGCAGGCTTATGAAGGACTGGATTCAAAGGTTCGAGAACAGCTTGATCAGTTAAGTGGGGATGACAAAGCAATAGAAGATCATTTTTATAAAACGCTGGAATTCGGAACCGGTGGTATCCGGGGTGAGATTGGTCCGGGGATCAACCGGATGAATGTGTATACGATGAGAAAAGCGGCAAAAGGACTTGCGGATTATGTGGCTTCCAAAGGGAAAGAAGCCATGAATCGTGGGGTCGTGATCGCTTATGATAACCGCAGAATGTCAAAAGAATTTGCCGTGGAAGCGGCGGAGACCCTTGGAAAGAACGGTGTCAAAGCGTATGTATTCAGTGAACTGAGACCGACACCGGTTCTGTCTTTCGCAGTCCGCCATTTAAATACCTTCGCAGGTGCGATGATCACGGCAAGTCATAATCCGCCTGAATATAACGGGTTTAAAGCTTACGGCGAAGACGGCTGCCAGCTTGTTCCGGAAGACGCGGATCAGCTGATTGGTTTTGTTAATGCTGTGGAAGATGAACTTGAAGTGGAGACAGGCGATCAGAACGAGCTTCTGTCAAACGGACTGATGCAATGGGTCCTCGATGAAGTCGATGATGCCTATTTACACGAGATGAAAGCTGTCATTATGGATCAGGGACTGATTGATGAGATGGGGGGAGAGCTCTCGATTGTTTTCACTCCTCTTCATGGTACGGCACAAAAACCCATGATGAATACCTTTGCCATGGCTGGATTTACAAACGTTCATCCGGTGTCAGAACAGGCGGAACCGGATACGGAATTCACGACAGTCAAGTCGCCGAACCCGGAGGAGCACAGCGCCTTTGAACTGGCGATTAAAAAAGGAGAAGAAGTGAATGCGGATCTTTTAATTGCAACAGATCCGGATGCAGACCGTATTGGTCTTGCCGTGAAGAATCACCAGGGCGATTATCAGGTATTTAGTGGCAATCAGACAGGAGGCCTTCTCCTTGACTATCTCCTGATGAAACGAAAAGAAAAAGGCAACCTTCCTGATAACGGTATGGTCCTGAAGACGATTGTGACCTCGGAACTCGGCCGGGTTATTGCAGAGGCATACGGTATGCAGTCTCTCGATGTGTTGACAGGATTTAAGTTTATCGGAGAAAAAATCCGTCAGTATGAAACAAGCGGTGAGCACACGTTCCTCTTCGGTTATGAAGAAAGCTACGGCTATCTGATTGAACCGTTTGCGAGAGACAAAGATGCCATTCAGCCGGGGCTTTTGGCGGCTGAGATGGCAGCTTATTATAAGAAACTGGGCATGAGCCTCTACGATGCGCTTCTTGATCTGTATAAGCGTTACGGCTTCTTTTACGAGGATCTCGTCAGTTATACCTTTAAAGGGAAAGAAGGCTCTGAAAAAATCGTACGCATCATGGACACGTTCAGACAGTCAGTGGCTGATGGAGAGCTTGAAGATGATGTCGTGGCCGTTGAGGACTACAAGTCGGGCAAGCGGACAGATTTAAAGAGCGGGCAAGAAAGTGATGTCAATCTGCCATCCTCAAACGTACTTAAGATGTTTCTGGCAGACGGTTCATGGTACTGCCTCAGACCATCCGGAACGGAGCCGAAAATCAAATTCTATTTCGGTGTGAATGGTGATTCTCATGAACAGACATCAGCGCGTCTTGAAGAGCTGAAGTCATTGGTAACCCAAAAAGCAGAACAGATCTAA